The DNA region AGCATCCTCAAGCAATTCACACTGTTCAAACCAAGATCTTATATACTCAACAGtctctcttcatcttcaacTGGCAGTAGGGCAACCCACGAAAACCAGCTAAAAATTAAGTAGCCtaacatttaattaattcaacAGAGCATGAAAAATGTAAATTAGAGAGCATGCAAACACATAATTCACCAGGAAAACAGACACCCTTAATCagtaataaattacaaaaaaattacaaagtaatATATACTAGGAACTAGAGAGGACCGTATGAaagtaaaaagagaaaatacagataagaaaaaaatgtctGATAAAGAGGGGCACTACTGGAATGATGCCCATGTACGACCCAGTTGGTCTTGACCCTATTAGGAAAATGATGCAAGTGGAAAACCAAAATCTTTATTATACCAGTCACCTTCGTCCCCGCTTGTCCCATATGACACGATCCTTACCAGTGACTTTCCACTTCCAGTATCCACCGTTGGTTCCTTCACGtagttttttactttttttctttgggTAAGTCCTTGACGAAGAtttaaatccaaataaaaagaTTCTGTTTGTTTTTTCCTACTTCAGGGGGTAAGGAGACGCAGGGAGgtgggtaattttttttttaattttttagttttaatttattactaagCAATATATTGTTATTGATATAGTTGAGCACATGGTTCTCTTGAACAAGTGTTTTCTATTTTGGTTGCACAACTTTTTTTCTGCACAAATGAGGATTTCCAGAAACAAACAAGCAACCCAAAAGAAGATTTTCCATGGGCTGTCTGTACCTCATTTTCAAAGCTTTTACAAAATTCTAATTCTTTCTCTAGAATggttttatttacaaatatgcCTAAATCTTCAGTAAAAAACCATTAAGAAACTTGCAACGACACTGGTGAAAATACAACGCTGAGCCGGGCATGGTCAGAAAGAGAGTAGTTCTCCGGCCAGAATCCTTTCTCAACTTCAGGAGGGAAGAGACATGCATTCTTTACTCTGAAGCCAACTACTTCTTGTTCTCTGCAATCTTCGGACGTCTCCATATTGTCATTGAAACTATCCTCTATTTGCTCTGAACAAGTTGAATTCCACATCTTCTGCAGCAAAGCCAATAGTAAtctaaattgtattaaatttatgcaGTTGACAGCATAAGTACAAATTTCTTGCAAATTTAGCCATTCCCcattttcctcctttttttttttaaaaaaaaacttaatgatCCCACTTTCTTTCACttaattatctaaattttgaacAGAGAAATGCAATCAACAGGGCTTCTACAAGTAAACAaccaataatatgaaaaaaaaaaaaaagttaaataccTTCAATTCTTCATGATTAACAACACCATTTCCATCAACATCTGCTAGTTTCCATAGATCATCTGCTTCTTGGAAACTCAGTCTATAAGGTTGTACATTTAAATTTGCCTGTATAAGAAATGCAATGTCTTTTTTTTGTATTCATTGGAGCTAATAGATCTAAACTTAGGGGCTAACATTCAAATACCTGCTGGTGGAGGGCTTCGCAGAAAGCTGAATAACTAATAACATCACCATTGTCGTCTGCCTTCAATGAGGCAAGTGCATCATTTTCAGCCAAGGAAGCTTTTTGAAGCTGACTCTGCAACCAAGAAATTTTTTGTGTTATATATGGATGGCTCCACGTTGTTGATCtacatctttcaaagaaaatggattCATGCTTATATTCTCCAACACTGTTTATAGAAATGGAATGGAACAGGCTCACAATTCATGCCCAATTTTAGACAAATCTAATTGTCAGAAGAATAGAAACTATTAAGTTTAAGAGTTAATTTTCAGATCTATAATCTTTCACTAGGAACTTCACTTCAGCTAAGCATGGGCAATGACCTTACTCGAAGTACACCCCACATAtacttaattacttaccaaagcTGTATAATACGTTGTACTTATTCTTGAAGctgttcataattttttagtGCTTAACTTCAAATCAACTCAAAAGGTTCACAAAAGAAGTGTTGTGTCCAGACtccataatttatttctttcaaCGTCTCATAAAATCAACAAGTTTTTAGCTTTTCTGGCAGGATATATGAAAAGTGCAGAGTAAGGACATGATATGTGCATAGAATGGCATAAAAGAATTATCACAAAAActtgaaaatggaaaaataaattatgcacCTTTATAATACTGAAAACTGCTTCAGCCCAACTAGTCTTCAATGGTTTTCTTGATTTATTATCAGGATTATGAAGCCAAATAAAATCAACTCCGCAGATGTTCCCCCGATGATTTCGATGGCTTACCCACTATGACATTCAACAGGCATGCAACCAAAAGTGTAAATATTAAGCATTGAAAACATTGTTGCTGGCTTAGTAATCTATAGGCATAAAACCAACCTTGTGAGCATCTGCATCACCATCAGTATATTGATGAGCAATATCATAAGATGATACAAATCCCTGGGACCTAAGAAATTTGTAAACACGCCCTCGTTTGCTCCCATTCCAGTCACTGCAGAAAGCAGAATGCAActggatatataaataagtgCATTCATTCTAAGAAGATGTGTAAGAGAACAGCAATTTAAAAGGGGTGGGTGGGAGAATAAAGGAAACTCACCCACTTAGTATAATGGGTATGTGGTTAAGCTTGTTTTCTGTCTGATACACTTCTAGATAttgcaatattttatataccTATCAAAATAATAGAAGCATGGCGATCAACATCATGATTGATAAGAATCAAAACAGTGgtagaaaataaacaaaacaattgTTTAGAAGAGAACATGTATACCTGATGCAATCTTACAATAGATAGACTGGAATCATGAGGAAATAACAAATGGGTATTTACAATTAGAATTTCTTGTTGGTCACCATTTTGGTTTGATAAGAAGGGAACAACAGATTGAACATGTAATAGTTGAGCCACTCGATCTCCAAAGTCATTAAAGAGCAACTCTCGATAGTTTAGAACCTTGAAGAAGTTCTGATGTAAAGCTGTTAAAAGCCCTGTGAGCAAAATAAAAGTTTGTGATAATTAAGTTGGAAGCAGCGTAAACAGATAATTCCAATAGAACTTGTACAGTTGAGTTTAATAtgcaataaacaaataaactcttattttgattgattgGTACAAGAAACTCCTAAAAAATTAGACTTTTTAATAGAGAAGAAAGCATATTAGCTGATGAGCACATACCGTCCCCACGATTATTGGTTCGTGCAAGCTCGAAAGTGATGTAGCCTGCATCACCAAGTCTCTCCTGGTACATACGCACGAGTTCTTCGTTTTCAACCCAAAGCTCCTATTAACCACATCAAAATGCCATGGAAACTGGCGCTGGGTACTGATTccataacaaagaaaaaattgatacaaataaataagGCAAAAGGGTACATGAAAAACACCTGAAGACATATAATGGAAGATCTTTCATAAAGCAGCCAATCCAAAATCGTCTGGTTTCTGTTGAACCAGAATTCTTTGATGTCGCTTTCACGAAGGCTGTCATTCTATTTCAATCACAACACCAACAGTAAAATAAGCGAAAGCCTtctaattacatattaaatGGAACGGCAACATAAGATGGAAGAAGATTATAGACCTGTTGATCGAGGCGCTTGTAAATAGGAGCCAAAATGTTAAAAGTTGTACAAGAAATGCAAGGCTCTTCCGTTGCAGTAAACAGATACTCACCGTTGGTTTTCAAActtgaccattcataaacagaGGAATCGTTCCCACTTGAATCGAGAGAGGGGATGACAGAATTCTTCGATTCTACCACCGCCGCCTGTGTAATTCATATGCAAacacaaacaaatatcaatcccAGTTGCCTTACTAATCAATCCTAAACGTACGACAAAGAAAATTTCACGAATCAAACTCAGAAAGCCAACCAACCATCTTAGCTTGGAACTAAagcttcttgttttcttttgaaaCGATGCCTCCGGAAGCAAGAGAAATGCTGATTTTGCGGGCGACAAAAAAATTGGTCTCTATGGATTCCAGATTGTGGAAATTTCATGAGACAAAATggattgtttttatttgttcatgTTCTCGCCTGTAATCTATTTCTCGTTTATAATATCTGAAAGGCCCAAAGTATGCTATTGTGTAAAGAGTTTCCCTCTTaacttgaaaatttcatttatccacctatggatgattaaaattaactgaatgtATAAGTTTTATCATTTCTAtcctcctaaaccctaaaaactaataatttttttctaacctaagttttcaaaactagcattttccccttaaggtttccaatttttcaaattcaatttttctaatGACGAAAAGACTTTTTTAATAATCTCTAGACAATGTCTCTTTTTTTCTAATGTATCCTCCTTTCGATCATCATTCTTCTGATGTTGTGTAGTGTCATTGTCGTTATAGAACGAAGATGAGGTCTTTATCGATGATGAAGACTCTTTATTGATGAAGAGTATTTGTCGTTGATGAAGATCTTGTCTTCGTTCTCTGATGACAACGACATTGCCGCACAACATTGGAAGGAGAATGGTTGGAAAGAGGACGCgttggagaggaagagacattgTCTAGAGATAATCGAAAAAGTCTCTTTGTTgttagaaaaattgaaaaccctaggagaaaaatattgttttcaaaaacttgggttaggagaaaattattagtttttagggttatgagaaaatgaaatcaaatttaagtttatttttaatattgaacataaaatgataattttattcttaaatctatagtataatttttaaagttgagggGGGAAACTGAGATACACCATACTTTTGGAtgggaaaaagtcctttggcctatctAAAAACAGCTATTGCTTTTTCCTATGGGCTGGTGGTTCCTGAATATCTTCGGCTGTTCAACCGTCAGTCAATTCAATTGGTTAATAATTGACGGTGGAGCGGAGCGTCATTCAAATCTCCACAAtttatttccttatttatctcaaattttatacaaaattctaCGGGCCACGACTTGTTCAGCTCTTCTATTCACCTTTgcagaaatatattataaatctaaacccaaaaaaaaaaaaaagttataaatctaaatttaagtCATTTCCGTAAAATACTAATGATTTTTGTCAATCTTTAATTAAggaatttggtttggtttggtttggttttagaTTTCTTCATTCAGACTTTCCTGAACATGAAGCACATTTTGCGCTTGATATGGAAATAAAAATACCTATTCGCTCAAGTAATAATTTCGACATCTTCTCCTGAAACTTTCCCCTTGATTAACATTTCTCAAGCACTGAGTTTGTCTACTTCACCTGCTTACTTCTTCTGCATCTGGATCTTCAAGCCTATCCACAACAAAGTAAAATTGAATTAGAAGAAATTGCCCACGAAAACAATTTCGTtcaaattagattgaatttttacAGTTTATTATCGTCCGTGTGCGGCTGTGGTTTTACTGGTTGTAGAATGTTGCGGGCGCTTGGTTGCAGGAACTCTGTCTGTCGGTTTCGGCAGGCTGCACGGCCCACCATACCCTCAAAATAACGGACGTTGATGGCCATACCAATCCACaacagttaaaaaattttgagacaCGGCCCACACTGATGGGTCTTGTCTCTAAACTTCTTAATAGACCGGTCCgcaaaaagatttttttatattatttttaatttttgaatgtCGGCTTGCAAATCTTTTTGTGGAATGTCTATATAGCTCACTATACTTGTGGGTCAGTGACAAGTGTTAGTTTTTTCAGGTGAAGAAGGCAGAGGTGGGTTTTGGTTGgggttttaatttttacttttattatttataatattaattttaaaattaatataaattaaaagtatatataatttaatttagattgaagattaaatttattcaattttcataaatattacaaagaagtaatacaaaattttttcctCACCTGATAAGAGAAGTTTGCCcattttacatataaaatgaGATGAAAGATTTGAAGGTCtacatgaaattaaaaaagtagaaaaatttataaaattgataaaatattaaaactttcaaaataaaaatttaaatttgtctcTAGCACATTTATGAGACCTTAACTTACTtaacacaataattataaatctaattattgTATTCCAAATTTGTCCATTCAAAAAATACAGACGGGTCCTCAATTACAACTAAAAAAACTCCTCCTACATCACACTTGGTCCATTAAATATGTTGATTAACATAATTATTGCTTATAATTGAActacaattatttttatcccaAACTGGATACACAATTagcaaaaaattatacatatgcTAACCCAATTCTTGAAATAAGAGGTATCCGGCACATTGAAGCAAAGAAATTTCAGCCTCTGTTGATAAGAATTCTCCACCAAAAATGCTTCAATTTTAAGGCCACGTTAAGTTACAGAAAAAACCGCCTGCGGCTAGTATCCATCTCCGACTGAAAGTTCAAGTACAGGTAACAGATATGAGGGAAAGAAAAAAGGACACTCATCTTAGATACAAGAACAATATGGTTGAGATGTATTCTATTACCTTATGAACCCACTCATATTCTCCACCTTTGGTATCAAATGTTCCATGCTGCAGGCTGATCAACTTCAGTGTGAATCGGGGACCACACTCCTGTGTATTTAAAGGAAATTGAACTTGCTTTTAGACATTCATAGACCATATAAACTTccaaatagaaaaattacaGGACTACTTGATGCTAACACCGTATCAAAAACTTTTATGCAGTTGTTCAAtatccaaattcaaattagCAATAACTCAATAAAAGGCAGTAAGTACTTTTGAACAGGTTGATGATAAGAATTCCAATTCAACCAAACCCACGAATAAAATTTACAGAACACCAACCTGAAGGCGAGCTATTACTTTCTCTTTAGCGATCTTCTCACCCttagtgtttttgtttttggagtCTTCCTTCGCTTTATTACCTTTTGAaacattttctttgctttctttggTTTCAAAGATATACCTGCAtgcattaaaatgatattttgtgAGAGAACCATAAGTTAGAAAAAAGGACTAAATTATTTACATGCAGCAGCTAATAAAAGCAAGGTCACACACCGATGATGCCGGAAGAATATAAAATCTCGTTGATTATGAAAAGTTACAACTCGCCGACCACGAAATTCAGGATCTTGAGGAAAAAGAGACTGTATCAATCTACAtggaaaaattaacaaaatgaatTGTTAGGTAATGACataacaattcaattaaatcTTTATGGACATATTAACAAGTAAGAGTATGCAACCTCCCAAGGCGGTGACCCAGGCGTGTAGTGAAGTTATTTAATACCAGCTCAGGCAAGTGACCAGTAGGATTTCCATGATTCTgacataaaagaattaaaaaataaatgataagaaTGTCCTTATTATCAATCAATATCTAGTAAATTGGTATCTCTCATAAAAGGAAATGACATAATTGCTCTTGGTGAAAGTTATTAGGTTTTATAATGTTCAACTAACCATAGTTAGCATATGATGTATTAATCTTTTTAATCACTGAGCTTCAATTAAAATGGAGGCTTTAAGTATTTAAGTTATAACAATCTATTTAATGAATTATACAGAAAATTTCAAGATGTTAGCCACAAACCTTAATTTCCTTGCGCAAAACAAGCTTGGAGAGCTTAAAATGGGCAGTCGGTCCATCAGGCAAGCCAATGATTAGAAAAGCATCTTGAAGACAGCCACAAATAATTGTAAGATGAAATCCGTGTTTTTTTAGTCACAACTGTAACAACTTCCCAAAAAAGATCATTCTCATACAgatcaaagaaaataatttaaaattaaaacccaGCCAAAGAAAACATAGTCTAAGTGCAGAAAGCAATATCATCAGGTGCCCGCAAAATTTATCACACACCAGTAAGTGCCGCTAACCTGGTTCCCTGCGATTGGTGTGCACAACAATGATAGAAGTGAAGTCCTTGTTATTAGCATATTCTACAATCTGggcaaaaattaattataaatcacTAAATGAACTATTAATtggatttaagaaaaaaattgagggAATTATAACCAACACCTTCTTCAAGTCATAGGTTCCTCTCTTGAAATAGTATGCATTTGGGATGACCGTAAGTAGTTCTGATATAAAAGCTGGTCCTCTCTGCAAaccaaaaaacaataattactTAACCTTACAGCAAATAGTAAAAAATCTTAGTAAGGAAAAAGGTGAAAACTCTACAGATCTTTCATTGTCCATTTTCATGGTTCTATATCAGCCATGtcggaaagaaaagagaagtgATACATACTGTGGAGTTGAAACGGCATGTTGTGATCAATATCTTTGGCATACGTTCACGCTTTAGTACTGAACTAAATTCGTCCGCATCATTACCAGCAAAAAGCTGCACATAAGCATAAATAAAACGTCAGCTATAACTGTCAGAAGGCGATAAGCAATTTAAAGTAGAGCAGTAGTATACCGGAAAGTGGTACAACAGtcaaatttcaaacaattttaatatcaaatatgcAATTTTTACTATGGGAATTAAATTAAGTCCCTAATCCATATATTCCCAATATTATAGAATACAATTACTACTTAAAAGCACAGAAATGAAACCAAGAAGAGAATGAAGGACatccaaaaatcaaaattacctcaTCATCATCGGGCCTGCATACGGTTTCATCGGGCTCCCGTGTATTTTCGATAGTGCGAGGGACCATCTTTGGCGGAGGCTGCACAgaccataaataaaaaattatcccaATGCATTATTTCAATTATGATGTAAAAGTCTAATAATATAAGGTTAGGAAGTGGAGATGGGACCTCCTCACCGAGCTCGAGAGCTAGTTTCTCGGCGGCATCACGGGCCTTGAGTTTCTTGCGCTTCTCGAGCTTCTTCTGGTGCTTGAGCTTGGCGTGTACGGATGatctcttctctttgttttttatcaTCGATGGTAGTATCTCCCTCTTCTTCTTATTGCTgctttcataattattattagtcTCTTTATCTCCTTCAATtaattcttctctttctctcttctttctcttttccccCATTTCTCCTTTGGCTTTTCTCCAGTTTACAGTGAAGAAGCAAACGAGAAGATGACGATGAACGTACTGTGGTAGCTAGGGTTTTTGAATCGACAAATACAGAATTAAAGGTTTTAACTTTCAATCCGGTTGAAATGGGCCAGCCTAAGGTCACGGTAAGCCCAACAttcttaaactaaaataaaattttcaaatattttaatatgaaaaaaaaattatgttataaattagatat from Mangifera indica cultivar Alphonso chromosome 8, CATAS_Mindica_2.1, whole genome shotgun sequence includes:
- the LOC123222536 gene encoding uncharacterized calcium-binding protein At1g02270-like isoform X1 yields the protein MAAVVESKNSVIPSLDSSGNDSSVYEWSSLKTNGEYLFTATEEPCISCTTFNILAPIYKRLDQQNDSLRESDIKEFWFNRNQTILDWLLYERSSIICLQELWVENEELVRMYQERLGDAGYITFELARTNNRGDGLLTALHQNFFKVLNYRELLFNDFGDRVAQLLHVQSVVPFLSNQNGDQQEILIVNTHLLFPHDSSLSIVRLHQVYKILQYLEVYQTENKLNHIPIILSGDWNGSKRGRVYKFLRSQGFVSSYDIAHQYTDGDADAHKWVSHRNHRGNICGVDFIWLHNPDNKSRKPLKTSWAEAVFSIIKSQLQKASLAENDALASLKADDNGDVISYSAFCEALHQQANLNVQPYRLSFQEADDLWKLADVDGNGVVNHEELKKMWNSTCSEQIEDSFNDNMETSEDCREQEVVGFRVKNACLFPPEVEKGFWPENYSLSDHARLSVVFSPVSLQVS
- the LOC123222536 gene encoding uncharacterized calcium-binding protein At1g02270-like isoform X2, which codes for MAAVVESKNSVIPSLDSSGNDSSVYEWSSLKTNGEYLFTATEEPCISCTTFNILAPIYKRLDQQNDSLRESDIKEFWFNRNQTILDWLLYERSSIICLQELWVENEELVRMYQERLGDAGYITFELARTNNRGDGLLTALHQNFFKVLNYRELLFNDFGDRVAQLLHVQSVVPFLSNQNGDQQEILIVNTHLLFPHDSSLSIVRLHQVYKILQYLEVYQTENKLNHIPIILSGDWNGSKRGRVYKFLRSQGFVSSYDIAHQYTDGDADAHKWVSHRNHRGNICGVDFIWLHNPDNKSRKPLKTSWAEAVFSIIKSQLQKASLAENDALASLKADDNGDVISYSAFCEALHQQANLNVQPYRLSFQEADDLWKLADVDGNGVVNHEELKMWNSTCSEQIEDSFNDNMETSEDCREQEVVGFRVKNACLFPPEVEKGFWPENYSLSDHARLSVVFSPVSLQVS
- the LOC123222692 gene encoding ribosome production factor 1-like, coding for MGEKRKKREREELIEGDKETNNNYESSNKKKREILPSMIKNKEKRSSVHAKLKHQKKLEKRKKLKARDAAEKLALELGEEPPPKMVPRTIENTREPDETVCRPDDDELFAGNDADEFSSVLKRERMPKILITTCRFNSTRGPAFISELLTVIPNAYYFKRGTYDLKKIVEYANNKDFTSIIVVHTNRREPDAFLIIGLPDGPTAHFKLSKLVLRKEIKNHGNPTGHLPELVLNNFTTRLGHRLGRLIQSLFPQDPEFRGRRVVTFHNQRDFIFFRHHRYIFETKESKENVSKGNKAKEDSKNKNTKGEKIAKEKVIARLQECGPRFTLKLISLQHGTFDTKGGEYEWVHKSEMDTSRRRFFL
- the LOC123222536 gene encoding uncharacterized calcium-binding protein At1g02270-like isoform X4: MAAVVESKNSVIPSLDSSGNDSSVYEWSSLKTNGEYLFTATEEPCISCTTFNILAPIYKRLDQQNDSLRESDIKEFWFNRNQTILDWLLYERSSIICLQELWVENEELVRMYQERLGDAGYITFELARTNNRGDGLLTALHQNFFKVLNYRELLFNDFGDRVAQLLHVQSVVPFLSNQNGDQQEILIVNTHLLFPHDSSLSIVRLHQVYKILQYLEVYQTENKLNHIPIILSGDWNGSKRGRVYKFLRSQGFVSSYDIAHQYTDGDADAHKWVSHRNHRGNICGVDFIWLHNPDNKSRKPLKTSWAEAVFSIIKSQLQKASLAENDALASLKADDNGDVISYSAFCEALHQQTLHFLYRQI
- the LOC123222536 gene encoding uncharacterized calcium-binding protein At1g02270-like isoform X3: MAAVVESKNSVIPSLDSSGNDSSVYEWSSLKTNGEYLFTATEEPCISCTTFNILAPIYKRLDQQNDSLRESDIKEFWFNRNQTILDWLLYERSSIICLQELWVENEELVRMYQERLGDAGYITFELARTNNRGDGLLTALHQNFFKVLNYRELLFNDFGDRVAQLLHVQSVVPFLSNQNGDQQEILIVNTHLLFPHDSSLSIVRLHQVYKILQYLEVYQTENKLNHIPIILSGDWNGSKRGRVYKFLRSQGFVSSYDIAHQYTDGDADAHKWVSHRNHRGNICGVDFIWLHNPDNKSRKPLKTSWAEAVFSIIKSQLQKASLAENDALASLKADDNGDVISYSAFCEALHQQANLNVQPYRLSFQEADDLWKLADVDGNGVVNHEELKITIGFAAEDVEFNLFRANRG